From Quercus lobata isolate SW786 chromosome 1, ValleyOak3.0 Primary Assembly, whole genome shotgun sequence, one genomic window encodes:
- the LOC115979507 gene encoding uncharacterized protein LOC115979507, translated as MIAPIAVALAVGLLGWAYRALKPPPPKICGSPGGPPVTSNRVKLSDGRHLAYRESGVPKEEAKFKIIVIHGFDSSKDVYLPISQELTEELKMYILFFDRAGYGESDPYPSRSVKSEAFDIQELADQLQIGPKFYVMGMSMGGYPVWSCLKYIPHRLSGVALVVPFVHYWWPCFPANLAREAFGRLPPSFQRTFRIAHHTPWLFYWWMTQTWFPTLSMGTANLTNQDFEILKRLSEIPSVGQEKVKQQGVYESLHRDILAGYAKWEFDPLDVSNPFPDNEGSVHIWQGYEDKMIPYQLNRYLSEKLPWIRYHEVPDGGHLMINNSNVCETIIRALLLG; from the exons ATGATTGCACCAATTGCAGTAGCTTTAGCAGTGGGTCTTCTGGGATGGGCTTATCGGGCATTGAAGCCTCCACCTCCAAAGATATGTGGATCACCAGGTGGTCCTCCTGTCACTTCAAATAGAGTGAAACTCAGCGATGGAAGGCATTTAGCCTACAGGGAGTCTGGAGTTCCAAAGGAAGAGGCTAAGTTCAAGATCATTGTAATTCATGGCTTTGACAGCTCAAAAGATGTGTATCTACCTATCTCTCAA GAACTTACGGAGGAGCTGAAGATGTATATCCTGTTCTTTGACAGAGCAGGTTATGGAGAGAGTGATCCATATCCTTCACGCTCAGTGAAGAGTGAAGCATTTGATATTCAAGAACTAGCTGATCAATTGCAAATTGGGCCTAAATTTTATGTAATGGGAATGTCAATGGGAGGTTACCCCGTTTGGAGTTGCCTGAAATACATACCACACAG GTTGTCAGGAGTTGCCCTGGTTGTTCCTTTCGTACACTACTGGTGGCCTTGTTTTCCTGCTAATCTAGCAAGAGAGGCGTTTGGGAGGTTGCCTCCATCATTCCAAAGGACATTTCGAATTGCACATCACACCCCTTGGTTATTCTATTGGTGGATGACACAGACATGGTTCCCTACATTAAGCATGGGTACGGCAAACTTAACCAACCAAGATTTTGAGATCTTGAAGAGGTTGTCAGAAATCCCTAGTGTTGGCCAG GAAAAGGTGAAACAGCAAGGTGTTTATGAATCGTTGCACCGGGACATTTTAGCTGGTTATGCCAAATGGGAATTTGATCCCCTGGACGTAAGCAATCCATTCCCTGACAATGAGGGCTCAGTTCACATTTGGCAAGGCTACGAAGACAAGATGATTCCTTATCAACTTAACCGATATCTTTCAGAGAAGCTTCCATGGATTCGTTATCATGAGGTTCCGGATGGAGGGCATTTAATGATCAATAACAGCAATGTATGTGAAACCATTATCAGGGCACTTTTGCTTGGCTAA
- the LOC115979438 gene encoding transcription termination factor MTEF18, mitochondrial, whose product MLLSRNHKRVSEFSEMIAKLNHSVLFSHVGYDKPIIRQNPSFILFKVRSFSTSTLTNDAKVSVTELAKSPNFTPRFSRIAKNEAQNVLFDYLHCTRSFSFTDAEHISKNSPRFLQTLISKIDTDKHVAHSLTKFLRYNPINEFEPFFESLGLRPSELSVLLPRHLMFLSDDHVMLDNFHVLCEYGIPRSKIGKMYKEAKEIFGYDYGILALKLQAYENLGLSKSTVIKLISCCPSLLIGGVNCEFVKVLERLKELRFENDWIGGCLSGKSTYNWNRMLDTVDFLDKVGYTQEQMHHLFNTNPAILFEGSGKKVYILFGRLLKLDLKLNEIYSLFIQNPNILSVKCIKNLLRAMDFLLEIEMETEYIASIISNHIQLLGSRTLKGPRSVCKELKVGRDGLCQIIKEDPLKLFNLVSKSKIKSNEQESSQVPSKHQEKTTFLSRLGYMENSDEMTKALKQFRGRGDQLQERFDCLVQAGLDYNIVTNIVKQAPTVLNQSKDVIERKIDYLRNYLGYPLESVVSFPAYLGYDMERISQRFSMYVWLRERGAAKPTLSLSTILACSDTRFVKYFVDVHPEGPAMWEKIKNHSPSS is encoded by the coding sequence ATGTTACTATCTAGAAACCATAAAAGGGTGTCTGAGTTCTCTGAAATGATTGCCAAACTTAATCACTCTGTACTTTTCTCACATGTTGGCTATGACAAACCCATAATTAGGCAAAACCCatctttcattttgtttaaagttAGAAGCTTTTCCACGTCTACGCTTACCAATGATGCTAAAGTTTCTGTTACTGAGTTAGCAAAATCACCCAATTTCACTCCCCGATTCTCTCGGATAGCTAAGAATGAAGCTCAAAACGTGCTCTTTGATTATTTGCACTGTACTAGGAGCTTCAGCTTCACAGATGCTGAGCACATTAGCAAGAACTCCCCTCGTTTTCTTCAGACTTTGATATCCAAGATTGATACTGACAAACATGTTGCTCACTCTTTAACTAAATTCCTGCGCTACAATCCCATTAATGAGTTTGAACCCTTTTTTGAGAGTTTGGGTCTCCGTCCATCTGAGCTCTCAGTGCTTCTCCCACGACACTTGATGTTTTTGAGTGATGATCATGTTATGCTTGacaactttcatgttttatGTGAATATGGAATCCCGCGTAGTAAGATAGGTAAAATGTACAAGGAAGCTAAAGAGATATTTGGATATGATTATGGGATATTGGCTTTAAAACTTCAAGCTTATGAAAATTTGGGTTTGAGTAAATCAACAGTTATTAAGCTCATTAGTTGTTGCCCCTCACTTTTGATTGGTGGTGTTAACTGTGAATTTGTCAAGGTTCTTGAAAGATTGAAGGAATTGAGGTTTGAAAATGATTGGATTGGAGGATGTTTATCTGGTAAAAGCACCTACAATTGGAACAGAATGCTTGATACTGTGGATTTTCTAGATAAAGTGGGCTATACTCAGGAGCAGATGCACCATTTGTTTAACACAAATCCTGCAATACTGTTTGAAGGTTCTGGGAAGAAGGTGTATATCTTGTTTGGTCGATTACTCAAATTAGATCTCAAGTTGAATGAGATCTATTCTCTGTTTATACAAAATCCCAACATTTTGTCAGTTAAGTGTATAAAAAATCTTTTGCGAGCAATGGATTTTCTACTTGAGATTGAAATGGAGACAGAGTACATTGCAAGCATTATATCTAACCACATACAACTTCTGGGTTCACGTACTTTGAAAGGACCTAGATCTGTCTGCAAAGAATTGAAAGTTGGAAGAGATGGTCTATGTCAAATTATAAAGGAAGATCCACTGAAGCTGTTTAATTTGGTGTCTAAATCAAAAATAAAGAGCAATGAGCAGGAATCTTCCCAAGTTCCTAGTAAACACCAGGAGAAAACTACATTCTTGTCGAGATTGGGGTACATGGAAAATTCGGATGAGATGACAAAAGCTTTGAAGCAATTTCGAGGCAGAGGGGATCAATTACAGGAGAGGTTTGATTGCCTGGTACAAGCTGGTTTGGACTACAACATTGTGAcaaatattgttaaacaagcTCCTACGGTTCTTAACCAGTCCAAAGATGTTATTGAAAGGAAGATTGATTACTTAAGAAACTATTTGGGTTACCCATTGGAATCTGTGGTGTCATTCCCCGCATATCTAGGTTATGATATGGAAAGAATCAGTCAAAGATTTTCAATGTATGTTTGGCTGAGGGAGAGAGGTGCAGCAAAGCCAACCTTGTCTTTGAGTACTATCCTTGCATGCTCAGATACACgctttgtaaaatattttgttgatgTTCATCCCGAAGGTCCAGCCATGTGGGAAAAGATAAAGAATCATTCACCTTCCAGCTAA
- the LOC115979493 gene encoding uncharacterized protein LOC115979493 isoform X1, whose product MSSSEMFTVAASVLVVSAVIYVYRSVKPPPPKICGTPNGPPVSSPRIKLNDGRHLAYRERGVAKEHAKYKVILVHGFDSSKDIYLPLSQDTMDELGVYILSFDRAGYGESDPNPNRSVKSEAYDIQELADQLKLGQKFYVIGMSIGTHPIWACLKYIPHRLAGVTLVVPVINYWWPSFPPKLKNEAYKKQLKRDQCKLRIAHYAPALLYWWMTQKFFPYSSILQRHPIILNKRDLQTVQKMSQEPMPNEHKIRQQGVYESLHRDMMVHFGNWEFDPMELKNPFPDNEASVHLWHGHEDKLVPYELQRYVAKKLPWIRYHEVSDGGHLMIHESSLCVAMFRELLLGEEPIIA is encoded by the exons ATGTCCTCTTCAG AGATGTTTACAGTGGCAGCATCTGTGTTGGTAGTTAGTGCTGTGATATACGTTTATAGGAGTGTAAAGCCTCCACCTCCAAAGATATGTGGAACACCAAATGGTCCACCTGTTTCTTCCCCAAGAATTAAGCTCAATGATGGAAGGCATTTGGCTTATAGAGAGAGGGGTGTTGCTAAAGAACATGCCAAGTACAAAGTCATCCTTGTTCATGGCTTTGACAGCTCCAAGGACATATATTTGCCACTCTCTCAG GATACGATGGATGAACTGGGTGTATATATTCTGTCATTTGACAGAGCTGGATATGGTGAAAGTGATCCAAACCCAAATCGCTCTGTGAAGAGTGAAGCATATGACATTCAAGAACTAGCTGACCAACTGAAGCTAGGACAGAAGTTTTATGTAATTGGAATGTCAATTGGAACTCATCCAATTTGGGCTTGCCTCAAATACATACCACACAG GCTTGCTGGTGTGACTCTAGTAGTACCAGTGATCAATTATTGGTGGCCTTCTTTTCCTCCCAAGTTGAAAAATGAAGCATACAAGAAACAACTAAAGAGAGACCAATGCAAACTCCGGATTGCACATTATGCCCCTGCACTATTGTACTGGTGGATGACCCAAAAGTTTTTCCCATATTCTTCTATCTTGCAAAGGCACCCAATAATTCTTAACAAACGTGACCTACAAACCGTACAGAAAATGTCACAAGAACCAATGCCCAATGAG CACAAGATAAGACAGCAAGGTGTCTATGAGTCGCTTCATCGAGACATGATGGTGCATTTTGGCAACTGGGAATTCGACCCAATGGAACTTAAAAATCCATTTCCTGACAATGAGGCCTCAGTTCATCTATGGCATGGTCATGAAGATAAACTTGTGCCATATGAATTGCAACGATATGTGGCGAAAAAGCTGCCTTGGATTCGGTATCATGAAGTTTCTGATGGTGGTCATCTAATGATTCATGAGAGTAGTTTGTGTGTGGCAATGTTCAGGGAACTTTTGCTTGGAGAAGAACCCATTATCGCATAG
- the LOC115979493 gene encoding uncharacterized protein LOC115979493 isoform X2 — protein MSSSVAASVLVVSAVIYVYRSVKPPPPKICGTPNGPPVSSPRIKLNDGRHLAYRERGVAKEHAKYKVILVHGFDSSKDIYLPLSQDTMDELGVYILSFDRAGYGESDPNPNRSVKSEAYDIQELADQLKLGQKFYVIGMSIGTHPIWACLKYIPHRLAGVTLVVPVINYWWPSFPPKLKNEAYKKQLKRDQCKLRIAHYAPALLYWWMTQKFFPYSSILQRHPIILNKRDLQTVQKMSQEPMPNEHKIRQQGVYESLHRDMMVHFGNWEFDPMELKNPFPDNEASVHLWHGHEDKLVPYELQRYVAKKLPWIRYHEVSDGGHLMIHESSLCVAMFRELLLGEEPIIA, from the exons ATGTCCTCTTCAG TGGCAGCATCTGTGTTGGTAGTTAGTGCTGTGATATACGTTTATAGGAGTGTAAAGCCTCCACCTCCAAAGATATGTGGAACACCAAATGGTCCACCTGTTTCTTCCCCAAGAATTAAGCTCAATGATGGAAGGCATTTGGCTTATAGAGAGAGGGGTGTTGCTAAAGAACATGCCAAGTACAAAGTCATCCTTGTTCATGGCTTTGACAGCTCCAAGGACATATATTTGCCACTCTCTCAG GATACGATGGATGAACTGGGTGTATATATTCTGTCATTTGACAGAGCTGGATATGGTGAAAGTGATCCAAACCCAAATCGCTCTGTGAAGAGTGAAGCATATGACATTCAAGAACTAGCTGACCAACTGAAGCTAGGACAGAAGTTTTATGTAATTGGAATGTCAATTGGAACTCATCCAATTTGGGCTTGCCTCAAATACATACCACACAG GCTTGCTGGTGTGACTCTAGTAGTACCAGTGATCAATTATTGGTGGCCTTCTTTTCCTCCCAAGTTGAAAAATGAAGCATACAAGAAACAACTAAAGAGAGACCAATGCAAACTCCGGATTGCACATTATGCCCCTGCACTATTGTACTGGTGGATGACCCAAAAGTTTTTCCCATATTCTTCTATCTTGCAAAGGCACCCAATAATTCTTAACAAACGTGACCTACAAACCGTACAGAAAATGTCACAAGAACCAATGCCCAATGAG CACAAGATAAGACAGCAAGGTGTCTATGAGTCGCTTCATCGAGACATGATGGTGCATTTTGGCAACTGGGAATTCGACCCAATGGAACTTAAAAATCCATTTCCTGACAATGAGGCCTCAGTTCATCTATGGCATGGTCATGAAGATAAACTTGTGCCATATGAATTGCAACGATATGTGGCGAAAAAGCTGCCTTGGATTCGGTATCATGAAGTTTCTGATGGTGGTCATCTAATGATTCATGAGAGTAGTTTGTGTGTGGCAATGTTCAGGGAACTTTTGCTTGGAGAAGAACCCATTATCGCATAG